One region of Metallosphaera sedula DSM 5348 genomic DNA includes:
- a CDS encoding thiolase domain-containing protein, with protein MTNVAIIGTGHSKFGSRTDVNLQELAWEAVKQALEEANVEQKDIQYFSVGNVGTWSAEPLPAVVIGEYCNLAPSGTMRVEAACASGSAALRDAYLAVKSGEADIAMAIGVEQMHQSPNPTVVEMIGRAGNYFWEFENFGLTFPGYYALYATAYMNKYGLKEEDLGKIAIKAHHYGALNPYAHFQKEITMEEYLKSRPVAWPLKLLDSSPITDGAAAVILASEEVANKYTDSPVWIEAQGVGSGTANLSRRTDFTTIDAARMAAEQAYRRAKINLDSPWKEIDVADVHDCFTIAEIVAYEDLRFAKRGEGLTLAREDQTYIGGRIPVNVDGGLKAKGHPIGATGVSMAVSLTRQLLYRAPNKGMQAEIRNGRALAHNVGGTGHYAYVTLFSTRRPGL; from the coding sequence ATGACCAATGTAGCTATTATTGGAACAGGCCACTCCAAATTTGGTTCTAGGACTGACGTGAATCTTCAGGAGCTGGCCTGGGAGGCAGTTAAACAAGCCCTCGAAGAGGCTAACGTGGAACAGAAGGACATCCAATACTTCTCTGTGGGAAATGTGGGAACTTGGAGTGCTGAACCTCTCCCCGCTGTGGTTATTGGCGAATACTGTAACCTAGCGCCTAGCGGTACCATGAGGGTTGAGGCTGCATGCGCCTCTGGGAGCGCCGCCCTTAGGGACGCGTACTTGGCAGTGAAGTCAGGCGAGGCAGATATAGCTATGGCCATCGGGGTCGAGCAGATGCATCAATCCCCAAATCCCACCGTAGTCGAGATGATAGGAAGAGCTGGCAACTACTTCTGGGAGTTTGAGAACTTCGGTCTAACCTTCCCTGGATACTACGCCCTGTACGCCACAGCATACATGAACAAATACGGCCTCAAGGAGGAGGATCTAGGTAAGATTGCTATCAAGGCTCATCATTATGGAGCCCTGAATCCCTATGCCCACTTCCAGAAGGAAATAACCATGGAGGAATACCTCAAGTCTCGCCCTGTGGCATGGCCCTTAAAGTTACTCGACTCCTCCCCCATCACCGACGGGGCAGCAGCGGTCATACTAGCCTCTGAGGAGGTAGCCAACAAGTACACTGACTCGCCTGTCTGGATTGAAGCTCAGGGGGTCGGATCGGGGACAGCTAACCTATCCAGGAGGACGGACTTCACTACTATAGATGCGGCCAGGATGGCAGCGGAACAGGCCTATAGGAGGGCAAAGATAAATCTCGACTCTCCCTGGAAGGAGATCGACGTTGCAGATGTACATGATTGCTTCACGATAGCCGAGATAGTGGCCTATGAGGACTTAAGGTTCGCGAAGAGGGGCGAAGGCCTCACCCTAGCTAGGGAGGACCAGACTTACATAGGAGGGAGAATTCCAGTTAACGTTGATGGAGGCCTCAAGGCCAAGGGACATCCAATCGGCGCCACAGGGGTGAGCATGGCAGTTTCCTTAACTAGACAATTACTGTATAGAGCCCCCAACAAGGGAATGCAGGCCGAGATAAGGAACGGGAGAGCCTTGGCTCACAACGTGGGTGGTACAGGTCATTACGCCTACGTTACTCTCTTCTCCACAAGGAGGCCGGGACTATGA
- a CDS encoding Zn-ribbon domain-containing OB-fold protein, with amino-acid sequence MISDVRDAKQKEIAEVLKQLDMLTKMTGLPIYPEPKTGNPLWSDVRELDLRYQIPVKKISKFFDELKKGKVLATRCSKCGTVYFPPQDDCPKCKTSNLEWKEIQGEGEILTFTVISVKPPSFAHYPDYVVGIARFGDVNVTAWVDGPREKIKVGSRVKLDVSKREPEGYITYRLILV; translated from the coding sequence ATGATATCAGATGTAAGGGATGCAAAGCAGAAGGAAATAGCTGAGGTCCTAAAGCAACTGGACATGCTAACCAAGATGACGGGACTACCCATTTATCCTGAGCCGAAAACAGGAAATCCCCTATGGTCAGATGTAAGGGAACTTGACCTAAGGTATCAGATTCCGGTAAAGAAAATATCGAAATTCTTTGATGAGCTTAAGAAGGGGAAGGTCCTAGCCACAAGGTGTTCAAAATGCGGTACAGTATATTTCCCGCCTCAGGATGACTGCCCCAAGTGTAAAACTTCAAACCTAGAGTGGAAGGAGATCCAGGGAGAAGGTGAAATCTTAACGTTCACTGTGATTTCAGTGAAGCCTCCTTCATTTGCCCACTACCCTGATTACGTTGTTGGGATAGCCAGGTTTGGGGACGTAAATGTGACCGCATGGGTGGACGGTCCTAGGGAGAAGATAAAGGTTGGCTCGAGGGTTAAGCTTGACGTCTCTAAAAGGGAGCCTGAGGGATATATTACATATAGACTAATCTTAGTTTAA
- a CDS encoding zinc-binding dehydrogenase: MRAFAAVLERFSEPLVLREADVGEGLPVKVKASGMCGRDLVIWRGGFRNLTPPLILGHEIYGEYEGNPVGVYGVETCGECRYCRAGKENLCENARFLGEARPGGYAEVVTVKEGGIFPLPDREYEKYAAGVCPLATAIHSSKVAGVKKGDTVLVTGAGGGVGIHTIQYLKSLGARVVSVTSPSKSEIVSRFSDQVITQKDFSKQVKDVDVVIELVGSETINESLRALRREGTLVLVGNVTGKEISLARPALTIMREHRIVGSASYTRAEVEEAVKLIHEGEVKPVYRKYHLREVNTAMKDLMEGKVLGRAVLVTG; this comes from the coding sequence ATGAGAGCTTTCGCTGCAGTCCTCGAGAGGTTCTCAGAACCCCTAGTCTTGAGAGAGGCGGATGTGGGCGAGGGCCTCCCTGTCAAGGTTAAGGCTTCAGGAATGTGTGGGAGAGACCTGGTCATATGGAGGGGAGGATTCAGGAACCTGACGCCTCCCCTAATTCTCGGCCATGAGATTTACGGTGAGTATGAGGGAAACCCGGTGGGCGTATACGGTGTTGAGACTTGTGGGGAATGCAGGTACTGTAGAGCCGGGAAGGAGAACCTATGTGAGAACGCTAGATTCCTGGGAGAAGCTAGACCTGGAGGATACGCGGAAGTGGTTACGGTGAAAGAGGGTGGAATATTCCCATTGCCCGATAGGGAATACGAGAAATACGCTGCAGGGGTATGTCCACTGGCAACTGCCATACACTCCAGCAAGGTTGCGGGGGTCAAAAAGGGAGACACTGTACTCGTGACTGGGGCAGGCGGAGGAGTGGGAATACATACCATCCAGTACCTTAAGTCATTGGGAGCTAGGGTAGTATCTGTTACGTCTCCTTCTAAGAGCGAGATCGTGTCCAGATTTTCGGACCAGGTTATAACACAGAAGGACTTCTCCAAACAGGTTAAGGATGTTGACGTGGTCATTGAGCTAGTGGGTTCAGAAACCATAAATGAGAGCTTAAGAGCCCTAAGAAGGGAGGGAACCCTAGTCCTAGTGGGTAACGTGACAGGAAAGGAAATTTCTCTGGCTAGACCTGCCCTCACCATCATGAGGGAGCATAGAATAGTTGGGTCGGCGTCATACACGAGGGCTGAGGTAGAAGAGGCGGTCAAACTTATACATGAGGGAGAAGTGAAGCCTGTGTATAGAAAATATCACCTGAGAGAAGTTAATACAGCGATGAAGGACTTAATGGAAGGGAAGGTGTTGGGAAGGGCGGTACTAGTTACAGGATGA
- a CDS encoding 3-hydroxyacyl-CoA dehydrogenase/enoyl-CoA hydratase family protein, giving the protein MKVTVIGSGVMGHGIAELAAIAGNEVWMNDISTEILQQAMERIKWSLSKLRESGSLKEGVEQVLARIHPETDQAQALKGSDFVIEAVKEDLELKRTIFRNAEAHASPSAVLATNTSSLPISEIASVLKSPQRVVGMHFFNPPVLMPLVEIVRGKDTSDEVVKTTAEMAKSMNKETIVVKDVPGFFVNRVLLRIMEAGCYLVEKGIASIQEVDSSAIEELGFPMGVFLLADYTGLDIGYSVWKAVTARGFKAFPCSSTEKLVSQGKLGVKSGSGYYQYPSPGKFVRPTLPSTSKKLGRYLISPAVNEVSYLLREGIVGKDDAEKGCVLGLGLPKGILSYADEIGIDVVVNTLEEMRQTSGMDHYSPDPLLLSMVKEGKLGRKSGQGFHTYAHEEAKYSTIVVRVEPPLAWIVLNRPTRYNAINGDMIREINQALDSLEEREDVRVIAITGQGRVFSAGADVTEFGSLTPVKAMIASRKFHEVFMKIQFLTKPVIAVINGLALGGGMELALSADFRVASKTAEMGQPEINLGLIPGGGGTQRLSRLSGRKGLELVLTGRRVKAEEAYRLGIVEFLAEPEELESEVRKLANAIAEKSPLAVASAKLAYKLGEETHIWTGTSLEASLFGLLFSTKDFEEGVRAFLEKRKPNFRGE; this is encoded by the coding sequence TTGAAGGTAACCGTAATCGGATCAGGAGTAATGGGGCACGGCATTGCTGAACTTGCTGCCATTGCTGGTAATGAGGTTTGGATGAACGACATCTCCACGGAAATACTACAACAGGCAATGGAGAGGATAAAGTGGAGCCTCTCAAAACTAAGGGAATCTGGATCCCTCAAGGAGGGAGTTGAGCAGGTACTGGCGAGGATTCACCCTGAGACGGATCAGGCACAGGCCCTCAAAGGATCTGATTTTGTAATAGAGGCGGTAAAGGAGGACCTTGAATTAAAGAGGACCATTTTCCGAAACGCTGAGGCTCACGCATCTCCGTCTGCGGTGTTAGCTACTAACACCAGTTCCTTGCCAATTTCAGAGATAGCCTCTGTGCTTAAGTCACCGCAGAGGGTAGTTGGAATGCATTTCTTCAATCCTCCAGTCCTGATGCCCCTTGTGGAGATTGTGAGGGGAAAGGACACGTCTGACGAAGTGGTGAAGACCACGGCGGAGATGGCGAAATCAATGAACAAGGAGACCATAGTCGTAAAGGATGTCCCTGGATTCTTTGTGAACAGGGTACTTCTGAGGATAATGGAGGCTGGATGTTATCTGGTTGAGAAAGGGATCGCCTCGATTCAGGAGGTAGATTCGTCAGCCATAGAGGAACTAGGTTTCCCAATGGGCGTTTTCCTTCTTGCGGATTACACGGGACTAGACATAGGTTATAGCGTTTGGAAAGCCGTTACGGCGAGAGGCTTCAAGGCTTTCCCGTGTTCTTCCACGGAGAAGTTGGTGTCCCAAGGTAAGCTTGGAGTCAAGTCAGGAAGCGGATATTACCAGTATCCATCCCCTGGAAAGTTCGTCAGGCCAACACTTCCCTCAACCTCGAAGAAGCTGGGAAGATATCTCATATCACCCGCAGTTAACGAAGTGAGCTACCTTCTTAGGGAAGGCATAGTTGGTAAGGATGACGCTGAAAAGGGATGCGTTCTAGGTCTAGGGCTACCCAAGGGAATCCTCTCCTATGCAGACGAGATTGGGATCGACGTTGTGGTGAACACCCTTGAGGAGATGAGGCAGACGAGTGGCATGGATCACTATTCCCCAGATCCCCTTCTGCTCTCCATGGTTAAGGAGGGCAAGTTAGGAAGGAAGAGCGGGCAGGGATTTCACACCTACGCCCACGAAGAGGCAAAGTACTCCACGATCGTCGTGAGGGTAGAACCACCACTAGCGTGGATAGTCCTGAACAGGCCCACTAGGTATAACGCAATCAACGGGGACATGATAAGGGAGATAAACCAGGCCCTAGACTCCCTAGAGGAGAGAGAGGACGTTAGGGTTATTGCGATTACTGGGCAAGGGAGAGTGTTTAGTGCTGGGGCTGATGTAACTGAGTTCGGTTCCTTAACCCCAGTCAAGGCCATGATTGCATCTAGGAAGTTCCACGAAGTTTTCATGAAGATTCAGTTTCTAACCAAGCCAGTAATAGCAGTGATCAATGGTCTCGCCCTTGGAGGAGGGATGGAGCTAGCCCTTTCGGCAGATTTCAGGGTGGCATCTAAGACTGCGGAGATGGGACAGCCGGAGATAAACCTAGGGCTGATACCCGGTGGAGGAGGAACTCAGCGTCTGTCCAGGTTGAGTGGAAGGAAAGGCCTAGAGCTCGTGTTAACGGGTAGAAGAGTGAAGGCTGAGGAGGCGTATCGGCTGGGGATTGTAGAGTTCCTGGCAGAGCCCGAGGAGTTGGAGTCTGAGGTAAGAAAGTTGGCCAATGCCATAGCCGAGAAATCTCCCTTGGCAGTGGCCTCAGCGAAACTGGCCTATAAGCTGGGGGAGGAGACTCATATCTGGACAGGAACCTCCCTGGAGGCTAGCCTCTTCGGTCTCCTCTTCAGTACGAAGGACTTCGAGGAAGGGGTAAGGGCTTTCCTGGAGAAGAGGAAACCCAACTTTAGGGGAGAATAA
- a CDS encoding acyl-CoA dehydrogenase family protein → MFPFENLQDFEIKISEDHELFRRTVREFAEKELLPNVQRIERENSIPDEIYQKAREMGLMGVGIPEAYGGQGGDMMMTTIANEELSRVSPAFMVRIGANHLFTTPVLIFGTEEQKKKYIPPVARGEVFAAHANTEPGAGSDVAGIKTTARKEGNKWILNGRKYFITGSDKASFLVVSARTSPPPSKKERWKGLTFFIVERDWPGVKIGSKINVMGLRGEQPNEVILDNVEVPEENVLGKVDEGFKVAVTTYDRGRVGVAAQAVGIAQGAFERAFNYSLQRQAFERPLISFEGIAFKLSDMLAHLESARLLTYWAATLAEKNHNLAVTAASLAKMIATEVAEQVSSLAIKIHGGAGVEVQTGVERYLRDAMITTIYEGANDIQRLMVARDLVRKLVGIDIQLS, encoded by the coding sequence TTGTTTCCTTTTGAAAACTTGCAGGATTTTGAAATAAAGATATCCGAAGATCATGAGCTGTTCAGGAGAACAGTGAGGGAATTTGCAGAGAAGGAGCTTCTTCCCAACGTTCAAAGAATAGAGAGGGAGAACTCTATCCCAGATGAAATCTACCAGAAGGCCAGGGAGATGGGCCTAATGGGAGTTGGAATTCCTGAGGCCTACGGTGGCCAGGGAGGAGACATGATGATGACCACCATAGCCAACGAGGAACTCTCAAGGGTGTCTCCAGCATTCATGGTAAGGATAGGAGCTAATCATCTTTTTACTACCCCTGTCCTAATCTTTGGAACCGAGGAACAGAAAAAGAAGTACATCCCACCAGTAGCTAGGGGTGAAGTTTTCGCCGCCCACGCCAATACCGAGCCCGGGGCAGGTAGTGACGTCGCCGGAATAAAGACAACTGCAAGGAAGGAAGGAAATAAGTGGATACTAAACGGGAGGAAGTACTTCATCACAGGGTCTGATAAGGCGTCCTTCCTTGTGGTCTCAGCCAGGACAAGCCCACCTCCCAGCAAGAAGGAGAGGTGGAAAGGGTTGACTTTCTTCATTGTGGAGAGGGACTGGCCCGGCGTTAAGATAGGATCTAAGATAAACGTTATGGGGCTTAGGGGGGAGCAACCCAACGAAGTAATACTGGACAACGTGGAAGTACCAGAGGAGAACGTCCTGGGAAAGGTGGATGAGGGCTTTAAGGTTGCGGTCACGACGTATGATAGGGGCAGAGTTGGCGTAGCGGCCCAAGCCGTGGGAATTGCCCAGGGAGCATTCGAGAGGGCCTTCAATTACTCACTGCAGAGGCAGGCCTTCGAGAGGCCCCTGATCTCCTTTGAGGGAATAGCCTTTAAGCTGTCTGACATGTTGGCTCACCTTGAGTCAGCGAGGTTACTCACCTACTGGGCTGCAACCCTAGCTGAGAAAAACCACAACCTAGCAGTAACTGCGGCCTCGCTTGCAAAAATGATCGCTACTGAGGTAGCGGAACAGGTTTCTTCCCTGGCCATAAAGATACACGGTGGAGCAGGAGTAGAAGTTCAGACTGGAGTAGAACGTTACCTAAGGGACGCAATGATCACCACCATATACGAGGGAGCCAATGACATACAGAGGTTAATGGTAGCCAGGGATCTAGTGAGAAAACTTGTGGGGATAGACATACAACTTTCCTGA
- a CDS encoding long-chain-fatty-acid--CoA ligase translates to MGYYNYNLTVDKLLDYGSTVYSSKEIVYRDRRRYTFSKFRERVEAFAQSLLKIGVKPGDKVAVVDWDTDVYMTAYYAVPMIGAVLHTVNVRYPPEVMLKTVLHAEDKWAIVRDEFTPLLEKGKAFLGGLKGVITYSDEREKVKTSFPTHDFWELQESGERLPPQEIKEDMQATVFYTSGTTGEPKGIWFTHRDLVLHSMSVALTTSKPPLRSSQDDNFMILVPMFHVHQWGFPYVTMLVGANYVLPGRYDPAMEIELMRKEHVTFSAMVPTILYMILSHPNASKYPEVFKGWKVMIGGSALPTELAYAARKMGINIAVGYGMSETAPVLTVAYYTPEVEKLPEEDRFLQQIKTGVPIPLSQVRVVDEKGNDVPRDEKTVGEIVARAPWLTRSYYKDPERTEKLWKDSWLHTGDLAVVDKYGYIRIVDRDKDAIKSGGEFIPSLILEDIISTHPKVGEVAIVGMKDEKWGERPVAFIVPKGDLKEEEIRQFLLTKVEEGKLQKWWIPDRFVFVKEFPKTSTNKIDKKALRNQLSSG, encoded by the coding sequence ATGGGATATTATAACTACAATTTAACGGTGGATAAGCTCCTCGACTACGGGTCCACCGTGTACTCAAGCAAGGAGATCGTGTATAGGGATAGGAGGCGTTACACATTTTCCAAGTTTAGGGAGAGAGTAGAAGCCTTCGCTCAATCGCTTCTTAAGATTGGCGTGAAGCCAGGTGACAAGGTGGCTGTAGTTGACTGGGACACAGACGTTTACATGACAGCATATTACGCCGTGCCCATGATAGGGGCTGTCCTGCACACAGTTAACGTTAGATATCCCCCTGAGGTCATGCTTAAGACGGTGCTTCACGCTGAGGATAAATGGGCCATTGTCAGGGATGAGTTTACCCCGCTCCTCGAGAAGGGAAAGGCCTTTCTTGGCGGGCTGAAGGGAGTGATCACATATTCAGATGAGAGAGAGAAGGTTAAGACTAGTTTCCCTACCCACGATTTCTGGGAGCTCCAGGAGAGCGGTGAAAGGTTGCCTCCCCAGGAGATCAAGGAGGACATGCAGGCGACCGTTTTCTATACCTCTGGTACCACAGGTGAGCCGAAGGGTATATGGTTCACGCACAGGGACCTGGTTCTTCATTCCATGAGCGTGGCGCTCACCACATCTAAGCCTCCACTTAGGTCGTCACAGGACGACAACTTCATGATTCTCGTTCCCATGTTCCACGTTCACCAGTGGGGGTTCCCCTACGTCACGATGCTCGTGGGGGCAAATTATGTTCTGCCTGGTAGGTATGACCCAGCGATGGAGATAGAACTCATGAGAAAGGAACACGTTACATTCTCCGCCATGGTTCCCACAATCCTTTACATGATTCTATCTCACCCCAACGCGTCCAAATATCCAGAGGTGTTTAAGGGTTGGAAGGTTATGATAGGTGGGTCGGCTTTGCCCACTGAACTGGCATATGCAGCTAGGAAGATGGGGATAAACATTGCCGTAGGATATGGGATGTCCGAGACAGCACCTGTGCTAACTGTGGCCTACTACACACCCGAGGTGGAGAAGTTGCCAGAGGAGGATAGGTTCCTCCAACAGATAAAGACAGGAGTACCCATACCCCTGTCTCAGGTAAGGGTAGTTGATGAGAAGGGAAACGACGTTCCTAGGGACGAGAAGACTGTGGGCGAGATAGTTGCCAGGGCGCCTTGGCTAACGAGGTCGTATTATAAGGATCCCGAGAGGACCGAAAAGCTCTGGAAGGACTCATGGCTTCATACTGGAGACCTGGCGGTTGTGGACAAGTATGGATACATCAGGATCGTGGACAGGGATAAGGACGCCATAAAGAGCGGAGGCGAGTTCATCCCCTCGCTTATACTTGAGGACATCATCTCCACCCATCCTAAGGTAGGAGAGGTAGCCATTGTGGGGATGAAGGACGAGAAGTGGGGAGAGAGACCTGTGGCATTCATTGTTCCCAAGGGAGATCTAAAGGAAGAGGAGATAAGACAGTTCCTATTGACTAAGGTCGAGGAAGGGAAGTTGCAGAAGTGGTGGATTCCAGACAGGTTCGTCTTCGTAAAGGAATTCCCGAAGACTTCCACTAATAAGATAGATAAAAAGGCTCTACGTAATCAACTAAGCTCTGGTTAA
- a CDS encoding TldD/PmbA family protein encodes MNAYAVQEISSQTLVIKVVESKIETIQRLRDKYYNVLLRKGNRFTVTKVSSLDKVSLDKALDKLPESRIVPTVLERSGKYSFSKVDKGVVNLFEDSSRLLPLLNSRYPLYGTVTATVITKRLTTIHGFEGEESRTWFQGYFRAKNGDYSGQWAFASSFYDERKVKDTISRAEEYASITGKYEISDGKYDVVLSPLVMGNLMATVAYSASGYSIMTGNSFLSTHKPGDVVASQKFTLIDNPKGDELNSWEFDDEAVPTRKTTIVNKGVYTSPLLNIEVGKMLNQDTTGNAGWVYPRPWTLEVLPGEVSESSLLEGNVILFNNNWYTRFQNRAEGQFSTVGRDAVVVIRGGKPAGVAGRVRIADKLGKIISGIRELSKERYPVAWWDAPLPGVYPFALVEGVNLTRA; translated from the coding sequence ATGAACGCGTACGCTGTACAGGAGATATCTAGTCAGACTCTAGTCATCAAGGTTGTGGAGAGCAAGATTGAGACCATTCAAAGGTTGAGGGACAAGTACTACAACGTCCTCCTGAGAAAGGGGAACAGGTTCACCGTGACCAAGGTCAGTTCCTTAGACAAGGTGAGCCTGGATAAGGCCCTGGATAAGCTTCCCGAGTCCAGAATAGTTCCCACGGTGTTGGAGAGGTCAGGTAAATACTCCTTCTCCAAGGTTGATAAGGGGGTAGTGAACCTCTTTGAGGATTCCTCACGCCTCCTACCTCTCCTCAACTCCAGGTACCCCCTATACGGCACTGTCACGGCAACCGTAATTACCAAGAGGCTCACCACAATTCACGGATTTGAGGGGGAGGAGAGTAGAACCTGGTTCCAGGGATATTTCAGGGCCAAGAATGGGGATTATAGCGGACAATGGGCGTTTGCCTCCTCCTTCTACGACGAGAGAAAGGTGAAGGACACGATCTCCAGGGCTGAGGAGTATGCCTCCATCACGGGAAAATACGAAATCTCAGACGGAAAGTATGACGTTGTACTCTCCCCTCTGGTCATGGGTAATCTCATGGCTACTGTGGCCTACTCTGCCTCAGGTTACAGTATAATGACAGGAAACAGCTTTCTCTCAACCCACAAGCCAGGTGATGTTGTGGCCAGCCAGAAATTCACGTTGATCGATAACCCCAAGGGAGACGAGTTAAATTCCTGGGAATTCGACGACGAGGCGGTGCCTACTAGGAAGACAACCATAGTGAACAAGGGGGTCTACACGAGTCCCCTCCTCAACATAGAGGTTGGGAAGATGCTTAATCAAGACACCACAGGAAACGCAGGTTGGGTCTACCCAAGGCCGTGGACTCTGGAGGTCCTTCCTGGAGAGGTGTCAGAGAGCTCCCTGCTGGAGGGTAATGTGATCCTCTTCAACAATAACTGGTACACCAGGTTCCAGAACAGAGCTGAGGGACAGTTTTCGACCGTTGGGAGGGATGCAGTTGTGGTAATAAGGGGAGGTAAACCTGCAGGAGTGGCAGGAAGGGTGAGGATAGCTGACAAACTGGGAAAAATAATCTCCGGAATAAGGGAGCTTTCCAAGGAAAGATATCCTGTAGCTTGGTGGGACGCACCCCTACCTGGGGTTTACCCATTCGCCCTGGTCGAGGGAGTGAACTTAACCAGAGCTTAG
- a CDS encoding TldD/PmbA family protein — translation MTQIEDELESIARRFPFRYVEVRHHQISSRVISLMNGELLGVYDEIEGGYSVRYFNDALFFVSSQNPNEFEPSPERVMGWSSDFLDSEPENGTYQVDEKTPLSSISLEEKIALLKDISKEVLSQRIESKLHNFVLTYSESVEEKEILINGSRIVGRVPRILVSYNLVMSGNGRTITAWHELGESGGLERLKELKVGSHLVERVKSLDLILQRGKGITTGRRDVVLSPILSGIMAHESVGHPFEADRVLGREFAQAGTSYLAIMNSRKIGNPAVNVADDPTIQNSMGYFLVDDEGVKARRKLLIREGEVNELLQNRFTAKRGNVPNNGSARASSFDREPLIRMSNTFFVPGDMNFRELVEDVKEGIFFKTYMEWNIDDMRMGQRYIGLEAYEIKHGEVGEPVLFPVLEGKTTEFLSAIDGADDSLEFYPGTCGKGDPDQGIPVSMGGPNLRLRNVMVKVI, via the coding sequence ATGACTCAGATAGAGGATGAGCTCGAATCTATTGCACGCAGATTTCCCTTCAGATACGTCGAGGTTAGGCATCATCAAATTTCGTCAAGAGTAATTTCCCTAATGAACGGTGAGTTGCTCGGGGTTTACGATGAGATTGAGGGAGGATACTCCGTTAGATACTTCAATGATGCCCTCTTTTTCGTTTCATCACAGAACCCGAACGAATTTGAGCCAAGTCCTGAAAGGGTCATGGGATGGTCAAGTGACTTTTTGGATAGTGAACCCGAGAATGGAACCTATCAGGTAGATGAGAAAACTCCCCTCTCCTCAATTTCCCTGGAGGAGAAGATTGCCCTCCTGAAGGACATCTCCAAGGAGGTGTTATCCCAGAGGATAGAGTCAAAGCTTCACAACTTCGTTCTGACCTATTCCGAGAGCGTAGAGGAGAAGGAGATCCTAATTAATGGTTCCAGGATTGTAGGCCGTGTCCCTAGAATCCTCGTCTCATACAACCTAGTTATGTCTGGGAACGGTAGAACCATTACGGCGTGGCATGAGTTGGGAGAGAGTGGAGGGCTGGAGAGATTGAAGGAACTCAAGGTGGGAAGTCATCTAGTGGAGAGGGTCAAGTCTCTCGATCTTATTCTCCAGAGAGGGAAAGGAATAACCACAGGGAGGAGGGACGTGGTTCTTAGCCCCATCCTAAGCGGGATTATGGCTCATGAGTCAGTGGGACATCCCTTTGAGGCTGACCGTGTTCTAGGAAGGGAGTTTGCGCAGGCTGGAACCAGTTACCTAGCTATTATGAACTCAAGGAAAATTGGTAACCCTGCGGTGAATGTGGCAGACGATCCAACAATACAGAATAGCATGGGCTATTTCCTTGTAGATGACGAGGGAGTCAAGGCCAGGAGGAAGCTCCTAATAAGGGAAGGTGAGGTAAACGAGCTATTGCAGAATAGATTCACAGCTAAAAGGGGGAACGTTCCCAACAACGGATCCGCTAGGGCGTCTAGTTTTGATAGGGAACCGCTGATTAGGATGTCTAACACATTTTTCGTTCCAGGGGACATGAACTTCAGGGAACTAGTCGAGGATGTGAAAGAGGGGATATTCTTCAAGACCTATATGGAGTGGAACATAGACGACATGAGGATGGGTCAGAGATACATTGGGCTTGAGGCCTACGAGATAAAACATGGGGAGGTTGGGGAACCGGTCCTTTTCCCTGTCCTTGAGGGAAAGACCACGGAGTTCCTCTCAGCTATTGACGGGGCAGACGACTCGTTGGAGTTTTACCCTGGCACTTGTGGGAAGGGGGACCCAGACCAAGGAATACCAGTCTCCATGGGTGGCCCAAACCTCAGGCTCAGGAACGTCATGGTTAAGGTGATTTAA
- a CDS encoding nucleotide-binding protein: MRIVVLGAKGGVGKSMTTLLLVRFLLSLGKKIIVVDRDMTGYISWLAGIKGKGLMASIIDNEEHDYLKTLNVDKGVLHILKFYGDGPRLVEDVRLFSREDIATKVREKYREVISLPHDYVVYDNRGMIEPSEIEFSLEIGMYLSKYPHTHSYWVYVSDSLEVNLKMTLDYDDYLWSKWSKNLNVKGRSLVINMVPPNYKLPKLDLTRFNTVVQVPFMEELFEYSGKIEDLPVINSMSSIVSSFS; encoded by the coding sequence ATGAGGATTGTAGTATTGGGGGCCAAAGGAGGAGTTGGGAAGTCGATGACCACTCTCCTTCTAGTGAGGTTCCTTCTCTCCCTGGGAAAGAAAATCATAGTTGTGGACAGGGACATGACAGGTTACATCTCATGGTTAGCAGGAATTAAGGGAAAAGGTCTCATGGCTAGTATCATAGATAATGAGGAACATGATTACTTGAAAACGTTGAACGTGGACAAGGGAGTTCTCCACATTCTCAAGTTTTATGGCGATGGGCCGAGACTTGTGGAGGACGTGAGGTTATTCTCGAGGGAGGACATAGCTACAAAGGTGAGGGAGAAGTATAGGGAAGTTATTTCCCTTCCCCACGATTATGTAGTATACGATAACAGGGGTATGATAGAGCCTAGCGAGATCGAGTTTAGCCTTGAGATAGGGATGTACCTGAGTAAGTATCCGCACACCCACTCCTACTGGGTTTACGTGTCTGATTCACTGGAGGTAAACCTGAAAATGACCCTTGATTACGATGATTACCTTTGGAGTAAATGGTCAAAGAACCTTAACGTGAAGGGAAGATCTTTGGTTATTAACATGGTACCTCCAAACTACAAGCTTCCCAAGCTTGATCTTACCAGATTTAACACAGTGGTTCAAGTACCATTCATGGAGGAACTATTCGAGTATTCAGGTAAGATTGAGGATTTACCAGTGATAAATTCAATGAGTTCCATTGTTTCATCCTTTAGTTGA